One region of Manduca sexta isolate Smith_Timp_Sample1 chromosome 25, JHU_Msex_v1.0, whole genome shotgun sequence genomic DNA includes:
- the LOC115446590 gene encoding ubiquitin-conjugating enzyme E2 N has translation MAALPRRIIKETQRLMQEPVPGISAVPSETNARYFHVIVTGPEDSPFEGGLFKLELFLPEDYPMSAPKVRFITKIYHPNIDRLGRICLDILKDKWSPALQIRTVLLSIQALLSAPNPDDPLANDVAELWKVNESEAIRNAKEWTRRYAMDN, from the coding sequence ATGGCAGCCCTACCACGTAGAATAATCAAAGAGACACAGCGACTGATGCAGGAGCCGGTGCCGGGCATCAGCGCAGTACCAAGTGAGACGAACGCCCGCTACTTCCACGTAATCGTCACAGGCCCGGAGGACTCACCGTTTGAAGGAGGACTGTTCAAATTAGAATTATTTCTGCCGGAGGACTATCCCATGTCGGCGCCTAAGGTTaggtttataacaaaaatataccaTCCCAACATAGATCGGCTCGGACGCATATGCCTGGACATACTGAAGGACAAATGGAGTCCCGCGCTGCAGATTCGTACGGTGCTGTTGTCGATCCAGGCGCTGCTTTCGGCGCCGAACCCCGACGATCCGCTGGCCAACGACGTGGCTGAGCTATGGAAGGTGAACGAGAGCGAGGCGATCCGAAACGCGAAGGAATGGACACGGAGGTACGCCATGGACAACTGA
- the LOC115446594 gene encoding calcium and integrin-binding family member 3 isoform X1 translates to MGNKIVTFTEQQLEDYQDCTFFTRKEILRVFKRFREVNPDLVPKRMTGDQAHTIAVPVEEIERLPELKENPFKRRICQVFSHDGSGNLTFEDFLDMMSVFSEAAPRDIKAWYAFRIYDLDDDMYIGREDLLEATRLLTKGELHPQEREEIVASVLDEADVDGDGRLSFMDFEHVVVRAPDFLSTFHIRV, encoded by the exons ATGGGAAACAAAATCGTCACCTTTACAGAACAACAGTTGGAGGATTATCag GACTGTACATTTTTTACCAGGAAAGAAATACTTAG AGTTTTTAAAAGATTCCGAGAAGTGAATCCAGATTTGGTGCCCAAACGTATGACTGGAGACCAGGCCCACACAATCGCTGTGCCCGTTGAGGAAATAGAGAGATTACCTGAACTTAAA GAGAATCCTTTCAAGCGGCGCATATGTCAAGTATTCTCACACGATGGCTCCGGGAACCTCACGTTCGAGGACTTCCTCGACATGATGTCCGTGTTCAGCGAAGCAGCACCGAGGGACATCAAAGCTTG GTACGCATTCAGAATCTACGACCTAGATGACGACATGTATATAGGCCGAGAGGATCTACTCGAGGCGACCAGGCTGCTCACCAAAGGGGAGCTTCATCCTCAGGAGCGCGAGGAGATCGTGGCCAGCGTGCTCGACGAGGCAGACGTGGACGGCGACGGGCGGCTCTCCTTCATGGACTTCGAGCATGTGGTGGTCAGGGCCCCCGACTTCCTCTCCACATTTCATATCAGAGTATAA
- the LOC115446594 gene encoding calcium and integrin-binding family member 3 isoform X2, with translation MTGDQAHTIAVPVEEIERLPELKENPFKRRICQVFSHDGSGNLTFEDFLDMMSVFSEAAPRDIKAWYAFRIYDLDDDMYIGREDLLEATRLLTKGELHPQEREEIVASVLDEADVDGDGRLSFMDFEHVVVRAPDFLSTFHIRV, from the exons ATGACTGGAGACCAGGCCCACACAATCGCTGTGCCCGTTGAGGAAATAGAGAGATTACCTGAACTTAAA GAGAATCCTTTCAAGCGGCGCATATGTCAAGTATTCTCACACGATGGCTCCGGGAACCTCACGTTCGAGGACTTCCTCGACATGATGTCCGTGTTCAGCGAAGCAGCACCGAGGGACATCAAAGCTTG GTACGCATTCAGAATCTACGACCTAGATGACGACATGTATATAGGCCGAGAGGATCTACTCGAGGCGACCAGGCTGCTCACCAAAGGGGAGCTTCATCCTCAGGAGCGCGAGGAGATCGTGGCCAGCGTGCTCGACGAGGCAGACGTGGACGGCGACGGGCGGCTCTCCTTCATGGACTTCGAGCATGTGGTGGTCAGGGCCCCCGACTTCCTCTCCACATTTCATATCAGAGTATAA
- the LOC115446606 gene encoding uncharacterized protein LOC115446606, translating into MEETKKYTPTDTTKLLDKFNKILYVFGFRGFWMGDVKFPKTVMKIIDILYPVLIITQGTFGTLQLGAYFTQKHLNSVQKIDALVMGFGQPMMLLYCLNCRYYKKACREVFYHLFVVLKTVYNDKETEENMVKRLKLYFGAYLIFSLLIVLLYGSYASVETVRKGATFVTVVTAWPDVTDTSKLASYARVGIFMYWSVYSFTTSVVIIIVLIIFLGLTYQYINLQRYFENLNSIFENDRLSHEEMEKNFEKALQNGIKAHSETLWCVKQCRMICSAINAGVILLTTGTLVILMPAILGSKDDLLEAMMYLMVFNIVLMIMAFFMCNAGDTTVEAQKLPNAIYSCGWYNCYGKRSARIRSLVVVAMIQAQEPVVFTGFGVIELSYENFVTIIKSAYSLISVFH; encoded by the exons ATGGAAGagacaaaaaaatacacaccaACTGACACAACCAAACTATTggataaattcaataaaatcctTTACGTATTTGGATTTAGAGGGTTTTGGATGGGAGACGTCAAATTTCCGAAAACTGTTATGAAGATAATTGACATATTATACCCCGTGCTAATTATTACGCAGGGTACATTCGGCACTCTGCAATTAGGGGCATATTTTACGCAAAAACATTTGAATTCAGTGCAAAAAATTGATGCTTTGGTTATGGGTTTTGGCCAGCCCATGATGCTTTTGTATTGCCTAAACTGTAGGTACTATAAGAAAGCCTGCAGAGAG GTGTTTTACCATTTGTTCGTCGTGTTGAAGACTGTGTATAATGACAAAGAGACAGAGGAGAATATGGTAAAAAGACTAAAGCTCTATTTTGGGGCGTATTTGATATTCTCTTTGCTAATTGTCCTTCTATACGGGAGTTATGCTTCCGTCGAGACGGTGAGGAAAG gtGCAACATTCGTTACTGTGGTAACAGCGTGGCCTGACGTCACAGATACCTCTAAATTAGCTTCTTACGCAAGAGTCGGTATTTTCATGTACTGGAGCGTATACAGCTTCACCACATCTGTGGTTATCATcatcgttttaattattttcttaggCTTGACTTATCAGTATATAAATTTGCAAAGATATTTTGAAAACCTTAAcagtatatttgaaaatgatcGACTAAGTCACGAAGAAATGGAGAAGAACTTCGAAAAGGCGTTACAGAATGGAATTAAAGCACACTCTGAAACTTTATG GTGCGTCAAGCAATGCCGTATGATATGTAGTGCAATAAACGCGGGTGTAATATTGCTAACCACTGGAActcttgttattttaatgccCGCTATTCTG ggCAGTAAAGATGATTTGCTAGAAGCAATGATGTATTTAATGGTGTTCAATATAGTTCTAATGATCATGGCGTTTTTCATGTGCAACGCTGGAGATACTACTGTTGAA gcTCAGAAGCTTCCGAACGCCATCTACAGTTGCGGCTGGTACAACTGCTACGGCAAGAGATCCGCTCGCATCAGGAGTTTGGTGGTTGTCGCCATGATTCAAGCGCAG GAGCCCGTAGTGTTCACAGGCTTTGGTGTCATCGAGCTATCTTATGAAAACTTTGTAACC ataatcAAATCTGCGTATTCTTTAATCTCAGTATTTCACTAA